From Streptomyces sp. NBC_00683, one genomic window encodes:
- a CDS encoding MFS transporter has product MSTGTAESTGPAERPPGAADRLREQRGWYFYDFACSVYSTSVLTVFLGPYLTSIAKAAADADGFVHPLGIPVRAGSLFAYAVSVSVVVAVLVMPVAGAAADRTGRKKPLLAAAAYVGATATACMFFLDGERYLLGAFLLIVANASISVSMVLYNAYLPQIAAPEERDAVSSRGWAFGYTSGALVLVLNLVLYTGHDSFGLSESDAVRICLASAGVWWGAFTLVPLRRLRDRRVAPGGEGAVGSGWRQLMATLRDMRRHPLTLSFLLAYLVYNDGIQTVISQASVYGSEELGLDQTTLITAVLLVQVLAVAGALGMGRLARVHGAKRTILASLVVWTLILAAAYLLPADAPVFFYSLAAAIGLVLGGSQALSRSLFSHLVPSGKEAEYFSAYEMSDRGLSWLGPLVFGLGYQLTGSYRDAILSLVIFFALGSVLLARVPVRAAVAAAGNPVPDRI; this is encoded by the coding sequence GTGAGCACCGGAACCGCAGAATCGACCGGTCCGGCGGAACGGCCTCCCGGGGCCGCGGACCGCCTTCGGGAACAACGTGGCTGGTACTTCTACGACTTCGCCTGTTCCGTCTACTCCACCAGCGTCCTCACGGTCTTCCTCGGCCCGTACCTGACGTCGATAGCCAAGGCCGCCGCCGACGCGGACGGCTTCGTGCATCCGCTGGGCATACCCGTGCGGGCCGGCTCGCTCTTCGCGTACGCCGTCTCGGTGTCGGTCGTGGTCGCGGTGCTGGTGATGCCGGTGGCGGGCGCCGCGGCGGACCGTACGGGGCGCAAGAAGCCGCTGCTCGCGGCGGCGGCGTACGTGGGCGCCACGGCGACCGCCTGCATGTTCTTCCTGGACGGCGAGCGCTATCTGCTGGGTGCGTTCCTGCTCATCGTGGCGAACGCGTCGATCTCCGTGTCGATGGTGCTGTACAACGCCTACCTGCCGCAGATCGCCGCTCCGGAGGAACGCGACGCGGTCTCCTCCCGCGGCTGGGCCTTCGGGTACACCTCGGGCGCGCTCGTCCTCGTCCTGAACCTCGTCCTCTACACGGGCCATGACTCCTTCGGCCTGTCCGAGTCCGACGCGGTACGGATCTGTCTCGCCTCGGCCGGTGTGTGGTGGGGCGCCTTCACACTCGTACCACTGCGCCGGCTGCGCGACCGACGGGTGGCTCCCGGCGGCGAGGGCGCGGTCGGATCCGGCTGGCGCCAGCTGATGGCGACCCTGCGCGACATGCGCCGCCACCCGCTGACGCTGTCCTTCCTGCTCGCCTACCTCGTCTACAACGACGGGATCCAGACGGTGATCTCCCAGGCCTCGGTGTACGGCTCCGAGGAGCTGGGCCTCGACCAGACGACTCTGATCACCGCGGTGCTGCTCGTGCAGGTGCTCGCGGTGGCCGGGGCGCTCGGGATGGGCCGGCTCGCCCGGGTGCACGGCGCGAAGCGCACGATCCTCGCCTCGCTGGTCGTCTGGACGCTGATCCTTGCCGCCGCCTATCTGCTGCCGGCCGACGCGCCGGTGTTCTTCTACTCGCTGGCGGCCGCGATCGGCCTGGTTCTGGGCGGCAGCCAGGCGCTCTCGCGCTCACTGTTCTCGCACCTGGTGCCGAGCGGGAAGGAGGCCGAGTACTTCTCGGCGTACGAGATGAGCGACCGGGGACTCAGCTGGCTGGGCCCCCTGGTCTTCGGTCTCGGCTACCAGCTGACCGGCAGCTACCGGGACGCGATCCTGTCCCTGGTGATCTTCTTCGCGCTCGGTTCCGTGCTGCTCGCCCGGGTGCCTGTGAGGGCGGCTGTGGCCGCCGCGGGCAATCCCGTGCCGGACCGGATTTAG
- a CDS encoding polyprenol monophosphomannose synthase translates to MNDGGQRQFGPLGRVLVIIPTYNEAENIKLIVARVRAAVPEADILVADDNSPDGTGKVADELAAGDDQVHVLHRKGKEGLGAAYLAGFRWGSENDYGVLVEMDADGSHQPEELPRLLTALKGADLVLGSRWVPGGRVVNWPKHREMISRGGSLYSRMLLGLSVRDVTGGYRAFRTPTLDGLGLEEVASQGYCFQVDLARRAVEAGYHVVEVPITFMEREIGDSKMSRDILVEALWRVTGWGITTRANKVLGRRPS, encoded by the coding sequence GTGAACGACGGCGGTCAGAGGCAGTTCGGCCCGCTCGGCAGAGTCTTGGTGATCATTCCGACCTACAACGAGGCCGAGAACATCAAGCTGATCGTCGCCAGGGTGCGCGCCGCCGTTCCGGAAGCGGACATCCTGGTCGCCGACGACAACAGCCCCGACGGCACCGGCAAGGTCGCCGACGAGCTCGCAGCGGGCGACGACCAGGTGCACGTCCTGCACCGCAAGGGCAAGGAAGGGCTCGGGGCCGCCTATCTGGCGGGCTTCCGCTGGGGCTCGGAGAACGACTACGGCGTCCTGGTCGAGATGGACGCGGACGGCTCCCACCAGCCCGAGGAGCTTCCCCGGCTCCTGACCGCGCTGAAGGGCGCCGATCTCGTCCTCGGCTCGCGCTGGGTGCCCGGCGGCCGGGTCGTCAACTGGCCCAAGCACCGCGAGATGATCTCCCGCGGCGGCAGCCTCTACTCCCGGATGCTCCTCGGCCTCTCGGTGCGCGACGTCACCGGCGGCTACCGCGCCTTCCGCACCCCGACCCTCGACGGCCTCGGCCTCGAAGAGGTCGCCTCGCAGGGCTACTGCTTCCAGGTCGACCTGGCCCGCCGGGCGGTAGAGGCGGGCTATCACGTGGTCGAGGTGCCGATCACGTTCATGGAGCGGGAGATCGGCGACTCCAAGATGAGCCGGGACATCCTGGTCGAGGCGCTGTGGCGGGTCACCGGATGGGGAATCACCACCCGGGCGAACAAGGTCCTGGGCCGCAGGCCCTCCTGA
- the fxsA gene encoding FxsA family membrane protein, producing the protein MTTGTPPPNRPRRSRARTFLPLGLAAWLVLEIWLLTVVAEAASGFTVLLLLVAGAVLGAVVIKRAGRRAMRTLTETFQQMPGQPGATATPAAAPSGSKGNGFLMLAGLLLMIPGLISDAAGLLLLLPPVRSMAGRYVERSLERRMRAAGPGSLSDAFQQARMHRPDGKVVQGEVIREDGTQARSRPDEGPGANRPPLSP; encoded by the coding sequence ATGACGACCGGCACACCGCCTCCGAACCGTCCACGGCGCTCACGCGCCCGTACCTTCCTGCCCCTGGGCCTCGCGGCCTGGCTGGTGCTGGAGATCTGGCTGCTGACCGTGGTGGCCGAAGCGGCGAGCGGGTTCACCGTGCTGCTGCTCCTGGTCGCCGGCGCCGTGCTCGGGGCCGTGGTGATCAAGCGGGCGGGGCGGCGTGCCATGCGCACCCTCACCGAGACCTTCCAGCAGATGCCCGGGCAGCCGGGCGCGACGGCGACGCCGGCCGCTGCCCCGTCGGGCAGCAAGGGCAACGGCTTCCTGATGCTGGCCGGCCTGCTCCTGATGATTCCCGGCCTGATCTCGGACGCGGCGGGGCTGCTGCTCCTGCTGCCGCCGGTCCGCTCGATGGCCGGCCGTTACGTGGAGCGTTCCCTGGAGCGGCGGATGCGGGCGGCCGGACCTGGCAGCCTGTCGGACGCCTTCCAGCAGGCCCGTATGCACCGGCCGGACGGGAAGGTGGTCCAGGGCGAGGTCATCCGTGAGGACGGCACGCAGGCGCGCTCCCGCCCCGACGAGGGTCCCGGAGCGAACCGGCCGCCGCTGTCCCCCTGA
- a CDS encoding RNA polymerase-binding protein RbpA, which yields MSERALRGTRLVVTSYETDRGIDLAPRQAVEYACPNGHRFEMPFSVEADIPPEWECKACGATALLVDGDGPEEKKGKPARTHWDMLMERRTREELEEVLAERLAVLRSGAMNIAVHPRDSRKSA from the coding sequence ATGAGTGAGCGAGCTCTCCGCGGCACGCGACTCGTGGTTACCAGCTACGAGACGGACCGCGGCATCGATCTGGCCCCGCGCCAGGCGGTGGAGTACGCATGCCCGAACGGACATCGATTTGAGATGCCGTTCTCGGTAGAGGCGGACATTCCGCCGGAGTGGGAGTGCAAGGCGTGCGGCGCCACGGCACTCCTGGTGGACGGGGATGGCCCCGAGGAGAAGAAGGGCAAGCCTGCGCGTACGCACTGGGACATGCTCATGGAGCGGCGCACCCGCGAGGAGCTGGAGGAAGTGCTGGCCGAGAGGCTGGCGGTCCTGCGCTCCGGCGCCATGAACATTGCCGTGCACCCGCGGGACAGCAGGAAGTCTGCCTGA
- a CDS encoding glycerophosphodiester phosphodiesterase family protein, with protein MTTATSGRHPYLDHPSPIPFAHRGGAADGMENTAAAFRRAADAGYRYFETDVHTTADGRLVAFHDSTLDRVTDARGRIAELPWSEVSRARVAGSEPLPLFEELLEEFPDARWNVDIKAEPALVPLIELIRRTDAWDRVCVGSFSESRVARAHRLAGPRLATSYGVRGVLGLRLRSYGIPAALRAGAVCAQVPESQNGIRVVDRNFVRTAHARGLQVHVWTVNEPERMAALLDLGVDGIMTDHIETLRTVLSERGAWA; from the coding sequence GTGACAACAGCGACTTCGGGACGCCACCCCTATCTGGACCACCCTTCGCCGATTCCGTTCGCCCACCGCGGCGGGGCGGCTGACGGGATGGAGAACACGGCAGCCGCCTTCCGCCGGGCGGCCGATGCGGGCTACCGCTACTTCGAGACGGATGTTCACACCACCGCGGACGGCCGCCTGGTGGCCTTCCACGACTCCACCCTGGACCGCGTCACGGACGCCCGGGGCCGGATAGCCGAGCTCCCCTGGAGCGAGGTGAGCCGGGCGAGGGTGGCGGGAAGTGAGCCGCTGCCGCTCTTCGAGGAGTTGCTGGAGGAGTTCCCCGATGCCCGCTGGAACGTGGACATCAAGGCGGAGCCGGCCCTCGTCCCGCTCATCGAGCTGATCCGCAGGACAGACGCCTGGGACCGGGTGTGCGTGGGGTCGTTCTCGGAGTCCAGGGTCGCCAGGGCGCACCGTCTCGCGGGTCCGCGCCTGGCCACCTCCTACGGCGTGCGCGGTGTGCTCGGCCTGCGGCTGCGTTCGTACGGCATTCCGGCAGCGCTCCGCGCCGGGGCCGTGTGCGCACAGGTCCCGGAGAGCCAGAACGGCATCCGGGTGGTGGACCGGAACTTCGTCCGTACGGCCCACGCGCGCGGACTGCAGGTGCATGTCTGGACGGTCAACGAACCGGAACGGATGGCGGCACTCCTGGACCTCGGTGTGGATGGCATCATGACCGATCACATCGAGACGCTGCGCACGGTGCTGAGCGAGCGGGGGGCCTGGGCCTGA